The Streptomyces kanamyceticus DNA segment GCCCCTAAACCACTCGGGCACACGGCCAGGCCGTTCAGCGTGACTGGCTGACCAGTCTCGCTGACCTGACTTCTTGAACGTAGCGGGGCCCCGGCGGCGGCCTCAAGGGATCACGGCGCGCCGCAACGGGACTGCCACGCCGCGTTCATGAACGACCCCAGGCCGTTCATGAACGGCCCTCTGGTGCCGGGCGGGTCGTTGGTGTCAGCGTTGTGTCAGTCGTATGTCCGCGCCATCGGTCAATGTGGCCACATCGACCGCGACACCCACCCGTACCGAGAGGGCATTCCATGAGCAGCACGGCTCCTGCCACCCCGAACGGCCTTCCCGCAGACCGCGACGCGGGCCCCTTCGTGCCGCCGAGCGGCATCACCCGCCTGCGCGAGAGCCGCCCGGTCAGCCCCGTGCTCTTCCCGGACGGCCACGAGGGCTGGTTCGTCAGCGGTTACGAAGCGGTCCGCCAACTCATAGCCGACGACCGGTTCAGCTCCCGCCAGGACACCGACATCATCCACATCCCGTACGAGATGACCGGCATGGCCGCGCCCACCGAACCGTCCCCGCAGCTTCCGGGCGTGTTCATCGCCATGGACCCGCCGGAACACACGCGGCTGCGGCGCAAGCTCATCGGGGCCTTCACCGTGAAGCGCATGAAGCAGCTCGAAGAGGGCATCGTCGAGATCACCGAGCGGCAACTGGACGAGCTGGAGCGCCTCACCCCGCCGGTCGACCTGGTCAAGGAGTTCGCGCTGCCGGTGCCCGCGCTGGTCATCTGCGAACTTCTCGGCGTCCCCCACGCGGACCGGGCGACCTTCCAGGGCAACTCCGCCAAGTTCATGGAGAAGGACGTGACGCTCGACGAGAAGGTGGCCGCGTACGAGGGGATGACCTCGTTCCTGTCCAAGCTGGTCACGGACAAGCGCGCTGAGCCCGGCGACGACATCCTGTCCGACCTGACCCGTGACGACGACCTCAGCATCGAGGAGCTGACGGGCATCGCCTTCCTGCTGCTGCTCGCGGGGCACGAGACCACCGCCAACATGGTGTCACTGGGTACGTTCGCGCTCCTGGAGAACCCCGAGCAGCTGGCCGAACTGCGCGCCGCCCCCGAGCTGATGCCCGACGCCGTCGAGGAGCTCCTGCGCTATCTGTCCGTCGCCGACATCTTCTATCGCATCGCCACGGAGGACATCGAGCTCTGCGGCGAGACGATCCCCAAGGGCTCGACCGTCGTCGCCTCGCTCCTTGCCGCCAACCACGACCCCGAGCGTTTCGAGAACCCCGACACCCTGGACATCCACCGCAAGGCCCGGGGCCACACGGCCTTCGGGCACGGCGTCCACCAGTGTCTCGGCCAGCAACTGGCCCGCATCGAGATGCGCGCGGGCTTCGAGGGCCTGTTCCGCCGCTTCCCGACCCTCGAACTCGCCGTCCCCGCCGACGAGGTGAGGCTCAGGACGGACATGAACATCTACGGCGTACACGAGCTGCCGGTCACCTGGACGACGGGGACGGCACGCTAGAACGGGCGGCCGCGGGACCACCTGCCGGTGATTCCGCGACCGCCCGCCTTGGGGGAATGCGCCGTAGCGCATCGGGGGTTGGCTCTAGCGCACCGTGACGTTGAAGACGGGCGACAGCGTGGTGCCGCTCTGCACGCGGAGGTCGTTCTTGCCCTTGAGGCCGAGCTTGACGCGCATCGAGTACGCACCGGACTTGTTGACGCTCGTGCTCGCGGGCAGGGACTTCCAGGTGCCGCGCTGCTTCTGCTGCAGGGTGACCTTGCTGCCGGCCTTGATGCCCGTCGCCTTGCCGCTGACGCGCAGCTCCTGCCAGGCCTTCACGGACGTCGCGGACGGCTTGGCGGTCAGCGCGGCCTTGGCCTTCGCGGTGGGGCTGGTCTTCTGGGTGCCGAGGTTCTTGCCGGTCTTGACGTCCCAGATCGCGTACGGCGTGCCGCCGCCCTGCGTCTTGCTGTACAGGCGCTTGCCGTCGGCGCTCAGGTGCACGTAGATGCCGTCGTCGACGGTGCCGCCCGGCTTGATGACCTTGCCGTTGTAGTACGGCTTGCCGCCCTTGACGGTGATGGTGACACCGGCGCCGATGTCGATCTTCACGTCCTTCGCCGCGGCGGCCGGAGCGACGGCGGGGCGCTGGGGGGCGGGCGAACTCGCCAGGGCCGCCGCGGCCGGAGCCAGCAGGGCCGTACCGGCGATGACCGAGATGGCGGCGGTACGCAGAGCGGTGCGGCGGTGGGTGTTGGTGCGCATAACGGCGTGTTCCCCTTCACGATGCGGTGGCGTGCTCTCGCACGGCACGGGTCCACGAGTCCACTGGTCCGGTGGATCCGCGTGGTAAAGCCCTTTTGCTCTCTGCCGTCCGGCGAGTGCGGAATAAAGGTAAATCACCCACCATTGCGGCCGGTTGTAGGTCGTGTAACAGAGCTCCGTAGATCACCCCACGGATGTACGTCGGGAGCTTCGTGTAGGTCAGAGGCTGGCCTAGTTGGTGTCTAGCGTGTGGCTCCCGCGACGGAAGGCAGACACCACACCATGAGCGAGACGACGACCCGCGACGACGTGGCCACGGGCGAGCGCGCCGACCTGCTGGCGACGCTGGCCCAGCACCGGCGCTCCCTGCGGTTCACCACCCGCGACCTCACCGACGAGCAGGCCGGACGCCGGACCACAGCGAGCGAGCTGTGCCTGGGCGGCCTGGTCAAGCACGTCACCTCGGTCGAGCGCGTGTGGGCGGCCTTC contains these protein-coding regions:
- a CDS encoding cytochrome P450, coding for MSSTAPATPNGLPADRDAGPFVPPSGITRLRESRPVSPVLFPDGHEGWFVSGYEAVRQLIADDRFSSRQDTDIIHIPYEMTGMAAPTEPSPQLPGVFIAMDPPEHTRLRRKLIGAFTVKRMKQLEEGIVEITERQLDELERLTPPVDLVKEFALPVPALVICELLGVPHADRATFQGNSAKFMEKDVTLDEKVAAYEGMTSFLSKLVTDKRAEPGDDILSDLTRDDDLSIEELTGIAFLLLLAGHETTANMVSLGTFALLENPEQLAELRAAPELMPDAVEELLRYLSVADIFYRIATEDIELCGETIPKGSTVVASLLAANHDPERFENPDTLDIHRKARGHTAFGHGVHQCLGQQLARIEMRAGFEGLFRRFPTLELAVPADEVRLRTDMNIYGVHELPVTWTTGTAR